One Salvia splendens isolate huo1 chromosome 1, SspV2, whole genome shotgun sequence genomic window, ggagaggaaaatcatcgattgatcacggagatgggccggatggcatccgtgatagatgtgttgttggaagaagtgaccagccggaagaaagaacaagctacaggaacaagcggccatgctggccaggatgttgaaccacaagtcccagagaccgtagtgaaggagcaagaggaagagaaagccgaggtgctggcaactgccgaggagccggcaaaggatgatgagcaccaagctggaatggagacagaccaaccggaggaccaaccgatagaacgacctgcaccacctgccccacgaaggagcaggagactccgatagacccccccctactgaccaagttagtttttctttttaagtttcagtttttcttttaacttttcgtattgttgttatAAGTTggttttgtttaggtagtataatttgtgtttgtgcgcaaaccccacttcaaaacacttagcctattccatagtctaagtgtgagaagttaagggtttgtttctttggagcatgttttctttgttttgtttgttttgttttctatgtcgcatgcatgttagctcacacttagcccattgcatggtctaagtgtgaggagtttgtggttatgttttgttgatctctgtataggtgataaaacctctctcacttagcctattccatagtctaagtgtgagaagtttttgttttagttctgctgtttgttgtctgtgtgccatcgtactggccattaccttttccacttcacagccttatctgagggcagacacttgtgaagtgagaggggggacgcaatggccagtaagatgtatgtatatatgtgtagtctttgtgtttgtgcttttgttttgttttgttaggtctagttttatgttgtttgtgattgggcttaaaactcaaccgtcttgagctgaaggtgaggggaattgagggagataggacatgctggaaaacctaaaccatccccgttagtacctcctagtcaggatagatgaggtgagtatgagagaaaagcccatacttagagccaaacacaaaagccctctaaaaatgcgagttataagccttaaagtggaaccactttccacatatattgaaaaaaaaaaaaagagagaggctgccacaattcgcctagggtgaagtgatcacgggtagcaaatactgaaggcagtaggaaccccccctcgttaaaaaaaaaaaaaaaaaaaaaaaaaaaaccacctttagaaccgtttcttcttaaccttttatatacccagataaacaccccagccgactgggactgtgtaaggcatgaaacaatggagcttactggccaggaagaagtgcggaaaagcagaaaccagctgggcgaaaaagttagaagaaaatcgaccagggagtcattcccagtccaaaaaaagagaagaaggaataagggtggcgaagccacgaaggaacgaaaaaaagaaaaaaaaaggggaaccgagaaaatgaagaaaatggtcagaaagatttgaccacaaaaaagagatgaatgaaggaataagggtggcgaagccacaagatgctactgaccagtggagatcaaagccagaagcgccaactaaagaaagcaactgatcagaagcctaacaTACACAGTTcccccgcataaataaaaatagaaatttttgaaccttagagccttaggaacatccaccgaaacattacaagccaacagccccgttacaagcctataagtccttcagtagccgctcgtggaatctaagtccgaagcaattgtggtgagcataatgagagaatgcagtcctgacattcctggtgaggtatgagcgactgagcgaacctagtgttgggccaagagtgtgggcgatcttgacaaacagatatactgactggaagggaaaaggggggcggcagaagttcaaggctgtctaaggccggattgcacctgatccagaggggagggatggttgaaaatatagcccgatctatgtgtttcagtcttttatgtgtttatgtttctctgtgtttgtttgtgtttttctttgcgtcatagtttagagtctaagttaggtagagtcggtcaggggagtaaccaggctagaattcgacttattcttttctttgtttgttcttcacgcttgaggacaagcctgtggtaagtgtgagcagtttgataagtcgtattctaggccttggttacgggtcagtatgatgtgcttaattgattatatttgcaaaacagttgtttaaagtgtgcaggttaagcattctagccagtagggaagtttcggaatgttcaggtgaagaaggcgccagcatgatctcatactgatcagtattcgtgctaaaacggcttgagatggagaagacggatagctgggacggattacccacaattaagggcaaagaagtcaaattgcaacgaggatttaccctaaaatcaagggtagcctccctataaaaggaagccaaattggagagaaaggGACGATacaacattcactcattcaacacaccatctttaggtagaaagttctctcggtagtttcagtctttcagccgtgtcctgcttcttgcctcgccgtagccatgatcacttgacgttcagatgttcccagaattccagtcatcgtccattccagccagcaagatcgtagtttagagtctcatcgtccggagtggcaaaacacttttacattgctttcgtagttttaaatttctcgctttccttacgttggatcttgtttacctttggatattttctgcttttgaaatactttgttgaagatccgaacgtgtttatgctatgaagttgatttccgtttcgtttattgtggtgtttctttattcccttgcctaattagcttagatctaaagtttctcggtgtttaaagtgctgattctctcaattccgtttacgtaacaaatttctttaggatagataaacaagtactgtttgatcggaaagtaggtAGTTGCATgaaaagcttagttttaatttctgaatcgttctttcatgttgaccagtatgcagaagtccagtttcagtgtttgatttcggatttgatttcttagttttggatctgtgtttgtgagttgttaatctgagtttttccgtgttgaatctggaattgttatctgaattttggaagtgtttgttgaagaagatgatgtctatttcaattggaggggaccacttacttttcaagatgcttttgcttttgtccttcacttttagttaagccctgtcagcccagtaacaaaacttccactacactctgaatattctgctTAGCccgaaatagaaacccgtaccttccaaatattttctgtgcaAAATTGtccccccattccacgtacacagttacattccaaatgttttccttaccgtctgaccagtagaacacctcctttaagttccagtctaggtagaaactcaacccagcgtggtagctaaccaaatcttccgattgtcaccgcggtagtttaagaacgcaccatctctgtgggattcgacccttaccaccactatgctgatcagtagaagtgggttgaggaatctttgaaaccaaggtctaggttagttaggatttctatcctgatcagtaggatatatcctagcttgaacgacacctacgcaccttagGTCCCTTTCACTCGCACTCTCATTTTCAGCATCAACTGTTTCAGAGAAAAACCACAAATGAATGCAACACTCTGAAAGGTACAATCCCAATCCCATTCATGAGCTTTCAACTATGAAGGATCTACAGGTTAAGAAATTTCCTCTCTTTTCTCTACCAATTATCAGTTCTCCTGCTTTAAAATCATACCTGGTGGAAATGGAGAACATGCTATGCTTAGGGTGCCTTTTTCGCATCATGCAACTATGCAAGGAGGAACAGAATGGATTGTTTTGAAGATGCAGTTATTGCAGCAATTTTTTTCATTGGAACATTCTTTATCAGGAGTAATTCATAAGCACTGAAATCGATAGATACCATATCCAATTTTCTCTAACTTCGATGCTGCAGTATTGAATGCCTTCGATATATGGTACAGTGCACGTCCCTGGCAGAAAATACCTCTTCATTAGACAAGCAATACGTAAAGCCTAACAACATGCAAGCTTTACATATCATCTCAAGTTTATGCAAGAAGCTACATCTGCTATGAAAATCAATAGCATGGTGGAGGAACGAACATGGACATTGAATCTTTACAAACTTGAAATCCCACTATAGAAAGACAGAATTAAGAGattaaaaaagataaattatgGCATCCTAAAGAAtcaaaagagagagagagaaatgattAAGATATGATATGGTTGTATAAACTCAAAAACATGCGAGCTTGCAACAAAGGCCACTACCAAATCATTCAACGATGCGATAGACATTCTGATGCTGGAAGAACGACATAGATACATGTGACTATTTGAAGCTTGGAAAATCATAAAAGGTAGAGGAATACTAACAACTTGAGAAGAGAATACGTTGCAGAGCTGAGGCGCCTGGTATACCGATCCATCCAGATGTAGTAAGTCACcactaattttaatttcataccTGAGGTTGTTTCTTCAAGAAGATTCCCCCAAATACCATTCTTTAGGAGGTCCCTTGTGCAATGATTTCAGTAAATTTTGCATAAAGTAGATGCAAATTAACACACTGGAAAAATATCATGGTTTTGATAAAGGTTGTTCCAATAATAGATGTAGCACCTCAgacataatatttatataacaaAATCAAGGTTTGAAAGAATGCATAAAAAACTGAATGATAGTACCCATTAAAACTCTTAGCTATAACCACACAAGTTCAGGGAAAGAGAGAAAATTTAACACGGATTACTCTGTGGAAGAATGAAGATGATCAGAAATGCACTAGCTAATATTACATCCTTACATTTAAATCTGTAGCCGACGAAAAGCTTCACATGGTAGTTCTTCAAAATCACGCTGCACCTGCTTCCACAAAAGAACACTTATAAATCATCTTGCCATACCATTGAACTAATTAACAAGGAGTAAATTCTAAATATAATCTTGATTCTAACAAGCAAATGAAGGAACTAATTACCTTGCTTCTAAGAGTTTGAGAACAGAATACTGAAGTATCATGAAGCAAATTATCCGCCACCTATTCACAGGTAAACAAAATTGGAAAAGCATGCAAACACCTCCTTTGTTACATCAGATTATATGCCTCCTTACCCATATTAGGATCATATCGCATAGAACATTTTCTATCAAACttgatatatattttaaaaaagggGTGTCGCAAATGAAGGTTTGACCGTTTGAGAAGCTACAAGAAGGGGTGTCGCAAATGAAGGTAACAAAGTCTTAAAAAAGAGGTCATTGCAATGTTCAGATTAGTACATAGTTTTATAGCTTAGCAGAAAACAATACACCAAATGATATAAAATCAAACTAACAAAATCTTCGTCATCGGCAAAAAAATCCAGCTCTTGATTTGGAAACTCTCTGTTCACTAAGGCATATCTTGGAACATAATGCAAAACATTTCAAGTTTCTACCCTCAAATGAAGACTACTTACCCACTTTAATTGTTCTATTATTAGATGGAAAAGAAAACCACGAGggagaattcagacaatcaattttcattttcattggAACTCCAAATTGACCGGATATGATGAAGGAAAGAGTAAACTTTTCCTAATGGAAAAACTAATGTTCGGAGATGTACATTACAATGATTGCATTAAAGCATACATAATCCAAAAAAGAGCAAATCATTATATGGCTGTTCTTGGGGATAGAAACTGAATGATGGACTCCTTAAATCAAAAGCAATAATTCACAAAGAACGGACTAAATTCGCtaagttaaattttaaaaaaaaatggcgACATTTTAGAATTCATTATTGTATTGAATCTCCAACTAAGAATTTTATAAAACTTAAACAAAATGTTACTTCAAAATTGAGTTGCACAACAACGATATTGAAGCTTGAATGAACAAGAAATTTACCCCTCCAATTTCAACCGTAAGGACACCCGAGGCACCAGCGTGGATCGAGCACAGTGAGCGATGACAACGGAGCTGAAGCGGCTGAATGCTGTAGCGGATTATCCGCCGCCATTCTGCCATCCTCCAGTAATATAGACTTTTTTTTAGTGTTTAGAATTTGCATTTGagtacatgcatatatataattGTGGAAAACAAACCTTCCCCCTCGTAAAGGCATTTTAGGGCATCAATAATCCCGCCTGgtttcaggccccaagtcctCTCCACGTCATggttcctctacagttgcggtccaagccccaactgctctaatcctgcaggccacaacccgggccgcaactaataaattacactattcacaaattcaacatatttaactcgtaaatgcaattcgttgaacaattgaaaccgggaaaatgcattgttcattagaaattaacattacatttcctagacgaagcaaattaaaaatactaGAAACCGGGCCAcaactactacttcttcatttgagcgcgaaggtaggcgatcatctcacggtgtaactcgagatcgaactccgacatcgtcgaggtatccctcgatgtcaactccgtcagcggGCTCATCTGCCATGTAATACTCATCTCCGACAAAGAgtcggacatcttatccagagacggattgaTCGGTGGTGGCACCATGgcggagttgctcgcagttgccttcccctttgctttcctctttgccgtctttgttcccatcgggcagctctgaatgctaggagaggagcCGAAGACatcgtcgtccgtcacgttgaggtcgatcgacggacctccttcgctcgaagagtagtttccggaggcggaaactttggttctcttcgccgccccagttgtcgtcggctcggcaccgctggtgtacttcgggctcttctcgacgagcttccaaaTGTCGAAGTATTTGAAGGCCTTCTTCCCGTCAGCGAAGAACGCCTCCTTCGCCTTTtcgacgaggtccgcctcgctgggcccgctcggccacatccggacaacgttggcccactttccattccacttgctcatatccgcctggacccgACCCCAATGCTTacgcagcttcacgtagctacacTCGATCGACCCTTTAGGACGCCCAGCTTTATACCTCTCAGAAATCCGCTCCCAGAAATCCTTGCCGgactgctggttgccgatgataggatcctcggtgACGTTgatgtagttcctcgcaagccacattgtctcttGCGGACTGTACTTCTTCAGCCCATCCTCCTCGCCGACCTTGCCCCTGCCCCGCCCTTGAGCGAGCTTCATCTCACTGATCTCGAACTCTTCGGTGTTGACCGGCGATGTTACGTcgacgttgctaccgactcccggactaggcgtcggctgcgatggtggcgacgccggcatgtaccaattgttcgagttaacgaactcGTCCATCTGACGTTCATCGTTGTTGAACCACTCCATTGACGCCGTAACAAAGGTATAATAGAGATTTGAAATGGATAATGCACGTAAGAATGATGGGCGATAgtctcgtatttatagacacaaaatcgaaaaaaaaaataataatttttggaGACTTGCGGCCCGACCCGAAGATCAtgcaacgctgggccgggactcgcgggATGCGGCCCGTGACGCGTTAACGCCGGCCCGGCCGGGCCGCGGGGCCGTCACCGAGCCGCAAATGCGGCCCCGAgaccggcctgggccgtgactcaCCTCCATCCAACGCTTGGGACGGGCTGGGACTCGctatttgcggcccggcccgacgCTTTATTGATGCTCTTGAGGAggtaaatgacacatttctactGTATCCAACCCCCTCTCTCTTTTCTCACAAGCCATTCTACAGTTTATTGAACAATTCGGAGAAAATTGTGTTAGTTTATGGAATACGGTAGATTTGGGCAGTCTTCTTTATTAATCTTTTCCCAAAGAGAGGCCACCATCTTCCAACTTCCTCAACAAGCTGATTACGATTCTCGAGAAAGAAAACTTTGGTATGGCGTGGATTGGTGGGGTAGGGGTGGTATTCAACTAAATAAGCAAAAgttttactataaaattaacTTATTAAAACAACTTtaacttttttattaaattggtagaatagtaaaaataatatttataactagAATGCATTTATAAGCATAATTGCTGTTGATTTTAAGTTTTGGATGAGATTTTAGTTATTATTGTatcacaattttataaaattaataaattttatttttatttaatttatattgttttCTTAGTTTGTCCTAATTTATTCGAAGATTTAACTCAATAAACCAAATTATAAGATAAAATCCACTACTAATTTATTACTTATCCATACATATCTCGTATTGTATATCGTTACTAGGTTGTCCAAGAAACCGAACACCATCTTAATCTACTTAATAAAACATGCCCTTATTATTTCTTTGACTAAAGGCCCATTTtgatccttaacatattgcgatttttttattttggtccaaaacattatcttttgaattattcggtccctcacaaaaataaaacgggtcacatttggtccattttggacggttccgtaaaaaatttgacggaaattCCCCCCTCCCGCATCTCCGCCGCCAAGCTCCGCCGTACCATCACCTTcggtcctcctcctccctcaCCAAACCAATCCAGCTCCCTGCCACCGCACCATGCTCCTACCTCCTTCTCCAGCACGATTTCTCCTTCTCCTACAGCCAGCCGCCGGTCCTCGCCGCCTACACACCGCCGCCGCACTGCCCCTCCCCAAGCTCCGCCAAAATCGTCCTCGAGTGGACGGTGACGTGCAAGGGCATGCAATTCGACCGCATCTTCGGCGTCTGGATCGGCGGCGCCGAAGGCCTCCGCAGCTGCACTGCCGAGCCATCCGCCGCCGGCATTATCTGGACGGTGAAGAAGGACGTCACGAGGTACTTCTCTCTGCTCTCCACAAACCAATCCCTAGCTGTTTATTTGGGGAATCTCGTCGATTCCACCTACATCGGCGTTTACCACGTCAACGTATTGCGCGAATTTGGTTTCCACCTTAGGGTTCCCATCAAATTTTTGACgaaaccgtccaaaatggaccaaatgtggcctgtttttatttgtgagggaccgaataattcgaaagataatgttttggaccaaaataaaaaaattgcaatatgttaaggaccaaaatgggcCTTTAGTCTATTTCTTTTAATGCATTTAAAAAGAGTTTTCATATGCACCACAAACAAATGAATCCGAGATTTCCTATCTTAATTCTTACGCACACAAAGATACTACATGACTTCTGGACCATTCTTAGGTGGTGTTCAGTTTTTCAGATAAAATAGTATCAAGATACAATCTAagttaagttgtgagattattttagttggaagaGTTGGCTATTACTAATTAACACATAATTATTTATCGAGAAGTGAGTTgtgagatttaatctcatgaaccaaacacacaatATATTTAATCTCGAGAAAGAATCTTGCAAACCTAACAACCCCTTAATCTACTAATTAAACGTAATAAGCCTTACTTTGCATGAGTACTAATCCCTCAGTCCATGATAAGTGTTTCAAATTTCCTTTTTTCGTTGTCTACAATTAAGTGTCTTATttacattttactattttgtagTAATGGGCCTTACATTCCAATTCATCCAACTCACATATTgttataaactaaaatattatctCTGTCTCATTCTAAGTGAAATATTTCTAATTCAACACGTGATTTTATTAGTGTTGTTTTATAAGTTACgtggagaaagaataaagtaggaatagtgatgtttctattttaagaaatatgttATTTAGACCGAGACatacaaaagaaaaatgtatTACTTAGAATTAGACGGACATAGTATAAAAATGGGATCACAttgcactaactttttctacctACTTTCTATTAAATTTCTTTAAATCTGAATATTTTCTACctactttctattacatttctttaaATCTGAATTGAGTGAACTTATATTACTTCACCATAGACAGAAAAagtaatatttatttctttaaatGCATTTAAAATGAGTTTTTTTATCTACACCACAAACATATGAATCCAATATATCCTATCTATATCAGTCATAATCTACTAAATAAACGTGCTCTAAATCAGCCTCATACCTTGCATATGTATCTGCTAccattatttctttattttaatgcATATAAAAAAAGTTTTTATCTACGCCACAAACTTAtgagggcatccacaatggggcgccctaaggcgcaccCTATGGCTCGTCACGTCaacagttttatcctcctaccccctaCCTGCAATGGAGCGCCCTATGacgcgccctatgcattttattttatttgaatatttaaataacaaaaaatcaggaaaaaacttcatttcatatataaaaattaatacattacaatacgaattaaaaaaaatacgcaaactcaacgacggcggttacggtcccacacttcttcaatcatgtcgttcatgagttgcgcatggtcttgttggttgcgcattgaggcctgtctagctaGAACCTCGTCGAAGCCCGACGGCAATCCTCTAGCGGGGTCTCGGTCGCCatgctggacgagctagatgcaccgtc contains:
- the LOC121797615 gene encoding transportin MOS14-like; this translates as MAEWRRIIRYSIQPLQLRCHRSLCSIHAGASGVLTVEIGGVADNLLHDTSVFCSQTLRSKVQRDFEELPCEAFRRLQI